The following coding sequences lie in one Gouania willdenowi chromosome 5, fGouWil2.1, whole genome shotgun sequence genomic window:
- the LOC114463084 gene encoding gastrula zinc finger protein XlCGF57.1-like, with translation MFDLCGGSTSDGSAFNPKVLLHRLVLPEVVQQLFVTNGVICERRSDIAVQNQKHLHIKEEAVEPWECQGTNIIAVTVKNEEEEEKEDPLLFQTKVNIKVETTAHLIKREEDGEHIEGAGDPNRTADDEEEEEEDDSWQEPLSDSEAETKGSEGTWTRKSTETGESNPTGLNGIHTGEKPFHCDVCSKSFCEEMTLKNHQLVLHAEVKPHCCHVCGQSFTQKAHLNEHMSVHEANMMEYVGIRIEEKPFHCMECGKAFRRRFCLAIHMASHRGEKPFTCFICSKGFTSKASMKRHAKIHSGEKPHGCDSCGQTFTQASSLKRHMSVHTGEKAFSCSVCGKGFSRKLHLKDHMSLHTGEKPFGCDRCGKHFRCKEAFKNHMKDHMGEKPFSCDVCKMIFPRKTNLMRHMMIHTVEKPFGCNVCSKRFRSKTNMTRHMNVHI, from the coding sequence GGAGGTCCGACATCGCTGTACAAAACCAGAAGCATCTTCACATTAAGGAGGAAGCGGTGGAGCCGTGGGAATGTCAGGGGACCAACATCATCGCTGTTACCGTGAagaacgaagaagaagaagaaaaggaggaTCCTTTGTTATTCCAAACTAAGGTTAACATAAAAGTGGAAACTACGGCTCATCTGATAAAAAGAGAAGAGGATGGAGAACACATCGAAGGAGCAGGAGATCCAAACAGGACtgctgatgatgaggaggaggaagaggaagatgacAGTTGGCAGGAACCTTTGTCTGATAGTGAAGCTGAAACTAAAGGCAGTGAGGGCACATGGACAAGGAAAAGCACAGAGACTGGTGAGAGTAACCCTACTGGACTCAATGGAATCCACACCGGAGAGAAACCGTTCCATTGTGACGTTTGTTCTAAAAGCTTTTGTGAAGAGATGACTCTGAAAAACCACCAACTGGTTCTTCACGCAGAAGTGAAACCTCACTGTTGTCATGTGTGTGGTCAAAGTTTTACTCAGAAGGCACATCTTAATGAACACATGAGCGTCCATGAAGCAAATATGATGGAGTATGTGGGCATACGCATAGAAGAGAAACCGTTCCATTGTATGGAGTGCGGTAAAGCCTTTCGGCGAAGGTTTTGTCTCGCTATTCACATGGCTTCTCACAGAGGAGAAAAACCCTTCACTTGTTTCATCTGTAGTAAAGGTTTTACTTCTAAAGCTAGCATGAAGCGACACGCGAAGATACACAGTGGAGAGAAACCCCACGGTTGTGATTCCTGCGGCCAAACCTTTACCCAGGCGTCCAGTTTGAAAAGGCACATGAGcgtccacacaggagagaaagcCTTCAGCTGTAGTGTTTGTGGGAAAGGTTTTAGCCGCAAGCTCCATCTGAAGGATCACATGAGCCTTCACACAGGGGAGAAACCGTTCGGTTGTGATCGTTGTGGCAAACATTTTAGGTGCAAAGAGGCTTTCAAAAACCACATGAAAGATCACATGGGAGAGAAACCGTTTAGTTGTGACGTTTGTAAAATGATTTTCCCCCGCAAGACAAATCTGATGAGGCACATGATGATCCACACGGTGGAGAAACCCTTTGGTTGCAATGTTTGCAGCAAACGCTTTAGAAGCAAGACGAACATGACGAGACACATGAACGTACACATTTAA